The Cheilinus undulatus linkage group 21, ASM1832078v1, whole genome shotgun sequence region CAACTCAGGTATAATCCTATATAAAGTCAGGTTTTAGCACATATTAAGTCAGATTCATACCCACATCACCTCAGGTTTAAACCCACTTAAAGTCAGGTATGAACCCACATAAAGTCAGGTTTACATCCACATAAAGTCAGGATTAAAATAAcgtaaagtcaggtttaaaccCACATAAAGTCAGGTTTGAACCCACATTATGTCAGGTTTTAACCCAGATAAAGTCAGGTTTACATCCacataaagtcaggtttaaaccCACATAAAATCAGGTTGAAACCCACACATACTCAGGTTTAAACCTGCATCAACTCAGGTTTAAACCCACGTAAAGTCAGGTTTGACCCCACATCAAGTCAGGTTTAACCCACATCAACTCAGGTTCAAGCCCACATCAACAGGTTCAAACCTACATAAAGTAAGGTTTAATGCCTGATAAACTCAGGGTTAAACAAATATAAACTACAGGTTTAACCAAAATCAACTCATGTTTAAACCCACATTAACTCAGGTTGAAACCCACATCAACTCAGGTTTAAACCTACATTAAGTCAGGTTTAAGCCCACATTAAGTCAGATTGAGACCCACATCAATTCAGGCTTAAACCCACATAAATTCAGGTTAAAAGCCGTATCAACTCAGGTTCAAACCCATATAAAGTCAGGTTTGAACCCACCTACACTCAGGATTGCATCCACATAAAGTCAGATTTAAACCCACATAAAATCAGGTTGAAACCCACACATACTCAGGTTTAAACCAACATCAACTCAGGTTTAAACCCACGTAAAGTCAGGTTTGAACCCACAAAAAGTCCGGTTTAAACCCACATTATGTCAGGTTCAAGCCCACATCAACTCAGGTTCAAACCTACAAAAAGTCAGGTTTAATACCacataaagtcaggtttaaaccAATATGAACTCAGGTTTAAACCCACATCAACTCAGGTTGAAACCCACATAAAGTCAGGTTAAAACCAACATCAACTCAGGCTTAAACCTACATTAAGTCAGGTTTAAGCCCACATTAAGTCAGATTGAGACCCACATCAATTCAGGCTTAAACCCACATAAATTCAGGTTAAAAGCCGTATCAACTCAGGTTTAAACCCATATAAAGTCAGGTTTGAACCCACATAAACTCAGGATTGCATCCACACAAAGTCAGATTTAAACCCACATAAAATCAGGTTGAAACCCACATATACTCAGGTTTAAACCAACATCAACTCAGGTTTAAACCCACATGAAATCAGGTTTAAACCCacataaagtcaggtttaaaccAACATCAACTCAGGTTCAAACCCACATATAGTCAGGTTAAAAACAACATCAACTCAGGGTTAAACCCACATGAAGTCAGGTTTAAACCAACATCAACTCAGGTTTAAACCAACATCAACTCAGGGTTAAACCCACATCAAATCAGGTTTATATCCACATAAGGTCAGGTTTACGTCCACATAAATTCAAGATTAAACCCACATAAAGTCAGGTTTACATCCACATAAAGTCAGGTTTTAACCCATATTAGGTCAGGATTAAACCTGCATGAAGTCAGGTTTACATCCACATAAAGTCAGTTTCAAACCCACATAGAGTCAGGATTAAAACCACATAAAGTCAGGTTTACATCCACATAAAGTCAGGATTAAACCCACATAAAGACAGGTTTACATCCacataaagtcaggtttaaaccCATATCAACTCAGGTTCAAGTCCACAGGTGGAAGGTGGAAGGCCACATAAAGTCAGGATTAACCCACATCAGCTCAGGTTTAAACAAACATCAACTCAGGTATAATCCTATATAAAGTCAGGTTTTAGCACATATTAAGTCAGATTCATACCCACATCACCTCAGGTTTAAACCCACTTAAAGTCAGGTATGAACCCACATAAAGTCAGGTTTACATCCACATAAAGTCAGGATTAAAATAAcgtaaagtcaggtttaaaccCACATAAAGTCAGGTTTGAACCCACATAAAGTCAGGTTTTAACCCAGATAAAGTCAGGTTTACATCCacataaagtcaggtttaaaccCACATAAAGTCAGGTTAACATCCACATAAAGTCAGGATTAAAATAAcgtaaagtcaggtttaaaccCACATAAAGTCAGGTTTGAACCCACATAAAGTCAGGTTTTAACCCAAATAAAGTCAGATTTTCATCCacataaagtcaggtttaaaccCACTTAAAGTCAGGTTTGAACCCACATAAACTCAGGTTTCAGCAGTCACATAAAGTCAGGATTAAACCCACATCAAGTCAGGTTTAAATCCACATAAAGTCAGGTTTGAACCCACATAAAGTCAGGTTTGCATCCacataaagtcaggtttaagCCCACATCAACTCAGGTTTTAACCAACATCAATTCAGGTTTAAACCTacataaagtcaggtttaagCCCATATTAAGAGAGATTCATACCCACATAAACTCAGGTTTAAACCCACATAAAGTCAGGTTTGAACCCACATAAAGTCAGGTTTGAACCCACATAAAGTCAGGACTGCATCCACATAAAGTCAGGATTAAACCAACGTAAAGTCAGGTTTACATCCACATGAAGTCAGGTTTTAACCCAGTTAAAGTCAGGTTTACATCCacataaagtcaggtttaaaccCACATTAAGTCAGGATTAAACCAACGTCAACTCAGGTTTACATCCACATAAAGTCAGGTATTAACCTGGATAAAGTCAGGTTTACATCCacataaagtcaggtttaaaccCACATAAAGTCAGTATTAAACCCACATAAGGTCAGGATTAAAACCacataaagtcaggtttaaacacacaaaaagtcAGGTTTTAACCCACATAAAGTCAGGCTTACATCCacataaagtcaggtttaaacgCACATCAACTCAGGTTTAAACCCACATAAAGTTAGTTTTAAACCCACAAAGAGTCAGGTTTACATCCACATaaagtcagttttaaacccACATGAAGTCAGGTTTACATCCATATAAAGTCTGGTTTAAACCCACCTAAAGTAAGGATTAAACCAACATAAAGTCAGGTTTACATCCacataaagtcaggtttaaaccCACATAAAGTCAGGTTAACATCCACATAAAGTCAGGATTAAAATAAcgtaaagtcaggtttaaaccCACATAAAGTCAGGTTTGAACCCACATAAAGTCAGGTTTTAACCCAAATAAAGTCAGATTTTCATCCacataaagtcaggtttaacaCCCTTTAAAGTCAGGTTTGAACCCACATAAACTCAGGTTTCAGCAGTCACATAAAGTCAGGTTTACATCCacataaagtcaggtttaaatcCACATAAAGTCAGGTTTGAACCCACATAAAGTCAGGTTTGCATCCACATCAACTCAGGTTTTAACCAACATCAATTCAGGTTTAAACCTacataaagtcaggtttaagCCCATATTAAGAGAGATTCATACCCACATAAACTCAGGTTTAAACCCACATAAAGTCAGGTTTGAACCCACATAAAGTCAGGTTTGAACCCACATAAAGTCAGGACTGCATCCACATAAAGTCAGGATTAAACCAACGTAAAGTCAGGTTTACATCCACATGAAGTCAGGTTTTAACCCAGTTAAAGTCAGGTTTACATCCacataaagtcaggtttaaaccCACATTAAGTCAGGATTAAACCAACATATAGTCAGGTTTACATCCACATAAAGTCAGGTTTTAACCCAGATCAAGTCAGGTTTACATCCACATGAAGTCAGGTTTAAACCCACATAAAGTCAGGATTAAACCAACGTCAACTCAGGTTTACATCCACATAAAGTCAGGTATTAACCCGGATAAAGTCAGGTTTACATCCacataaagtcaggtttaaaccCACATAAAGTCAGTATTAAACCCACATAAGGTCAGGATTAAAACCacataaagtcaggtttaaacacacaaaaagtcAGGTTTTAACCCACATAAAGTCAGGCTTACATCCacataaagtcaggtttaaacgCACATCAACTCAGGTTTAAACCCACATAAAGTTAGTTTTAAACCCACAAAAAGTCAGGTTTACATCCACATaaagtcagttttaaacccACATCAAGTCAGGTTTACATCCATATAAAGTCTGGTTTAAACCCACCTAAAGTAAGGATTAAACCAACATAAAGTCAGGTTTACATCCACATGAAGTCAGGTTTTAACCCAGTTAAAGTCAGGTTTACATCCacataaagtcaggtttaaaccCACATTAAGTCAGGATTAAACCAACATATAGTCAGGTTTACATCCACATAAAGTCAGGTTTTAACCCAGATCAAGTCAGGTTTACATCCACATGAAGTCAGGTTTAAACCCACATAAAGTCAGGATTAAACCAACGTCAACTCAGGTTTACATCCACATAAAGTCAGGTATTAACCCGGATAAAGTCAGGTTTACATCCacataaagtcaggtttaaaccCACATAAAGTCAGGATTAAACCCACATAAGGTCAGGATTAAAACCacataaagtcaggtttaaacacacaaaaagtcAGGTTTTAACCCACATAAAGTCAGGCTTACATCCacataaagtcaggtttaaacgCACATCAACTCAGGTTTAAACCCACATAAAGTTAGTTTTAAACCCACAAAAAGTCAGGTTTACATCCACATaaagtcagttttaaacccACATCAAGTCAGGTTTACATCCATATAAAGTCTGGTTTAAACCCACCTAAAGTAAGGATTAAACCAACATAAAGTCAGGTTTACATCCACATAAAGTCAGGTTTTAACCCACATAAAGTTAGGTTTACATCCACATAAGGCCAGGTTTAAACCCacataaagtcaggtttaaaccCAAATAAAGTCAGGATTTAACCCAAATAAAGTCAGGTATACATCCACATAAAGTCAGGTTTTAACCCAGATCAAGTCAGGTTTACTTCCACATAAAGTTAGATTTAAACCCACATAAAGTCAGTATTAAACCCACATAAAGTCAGGTTTACATCCACATAAAGTCAGGATTTAAACCCACATAAAGTCAGGATTAAACCCACATAAGGTCAGGATTAAACCCATATAAAGTCAGGTTTACATCCACATAAAGTCAGGATTAAACCCAAATAAAGTCAGGATTATACCCAAATAAATTCAGGTTTACATCCACATAAAGCCAGGTTTTAACCCAGATCAAGTCAGGTTTACTTCCACATAAAGTTAGATTTAAACCCACATAAAGTCAGGATTAAACCCACATAAAGTCAGGTTTACATCCACATAAAGTTAGATTTAAACCCACATAAAGTCTGGATTAAACCCACATAAAGTCAGGTTTACACCCACATGAAGTTAGGTTCAAACCCTTCCCAGAGAGCAGCCTATACCTGCACCACTACGTCTCTCATGTAGTCGAACTCTTCGGGATGGAGAAATGCTTTGAACTCGTCTCGTGTGGCGATgccatctctgtctctgtcgGCCATCTTGAATCTCCTCTCATCGCGAGTCAGCATGGATTTATAAGTGGCTTTGTCGTCAATATCGTCAAACTCCTCGTCTGCAGAGGAAACATCAATGTTTAGCTTTAAAGGGTtcagattttagtttttttctaatAACTTCATGATCTGGTCTCTGTGGTCCCGGGAGGGCCAGGACCAAATAGGAAATCTGAATGTTAGgattattttaacaaaataaaagcagatgaAAACCTGTTTACCATAGCAGCAAAACCTACGGTCCCAGACAACCGCTATTAGTGATGTTAAGATTTTAATTTACAGAAACCAAACAAACTCCTGCAAATTTTCTACACTGAACCACAACATTGAAAATCTTTGGAGAAGAGTGTTAAACCATCCTTAGCAGCAGAACCCAGACTAAAACGTGTATGAGAGTTACCCAGGTAATATCCATAGGTGGTGTTCTTGTACTCCTCCCAGCTGATCTTTCTGTCCTGGTTCTTGTCATAGTCGTTCCAGTGTTTGTTCACGTTCTCCTCGATGTACCTCCTCTGCCTGTGTTTGATCCAGTAGTGCAGCTCAGAGTGGCTCACAAAGCCGTCTTTATCAGTGTCGATACGATCCACAATCTTCCTACAGAAAGacaataaagggttaaacccACCAGGGTCACTACCATCAGCTGATTCTACAGAGacaataaagggttaaacccACCAGGGTCACTACCATCAGCTGATTCTACAGAgacaataaataataataataataataataataatatcttgaatttataaagcgactttcaagaaacccaaggacgctttacaggaactcatagacatggacaaactatgtgaggggtaggatgagtgtgagGGCTGGTTTAgggaagactgtaggctgtggtgaacagcgggacttgatagggagccagtggaggtggatgagggtcggggtgatgtgttgccagggtctagtgcgggtgagaactctagctgcagagttttggacgtactgaagcctgtccagggttttgctgggaactccagacaggactccattacagtagtgcaggcgggaggttatgaaagcatgaatgagtgtttcagccacagaatcagggagtgatggtcggagtctggagatgttcttgagatgatagaaggcagatttggtgacagactttatgtgggactggaaggagagggtggagtccaggatgacgccctggtttcggacctcggaggacggacagatggaggtcccgtccacatggagcatgaggtctccaaccttctgcagcagcgctttgggggccaccaccatgagctctgttttattgctgttgagtttgagctggttagaggtcatccaggctttgacgtcatggaggcagtttaccagggagtggggagggagctgagtggatggtttggtgctgagatagagttgggtgtcatctgcataagagtggaagctgagaccgtgtttgtgaataatctgtccaaggggaagcatgtagatggtgaaaaggagaggtccaagaacagagccttgaggcacgccctggttaactggggcgggggatgagtgagaggtgccgatggtaacaaactgttttctttgtgagagatatgagtgaaaccaggagagagctgtaccagtgatgccaagatggtgagacAGACAGTGGAGGAGGATGGTGTGGGATATTGTGTCGAAGGCAGCGGTTAGgtcaaggaggatgaggaggctgatgtgtccagaatctgcagctgtgaggaggtcattggttattttgataagggcggtctcagtgctgtggcGAGTGTGAAATCCTGATTGAAGAGGTTCATGGAGCTCATGGTTGGACATGTGTTGCTAGAGTTGGGCAGCGACTGCTTTTTCGAGAATTTTGCTGATgaagggaaggttggagatcggtCAATAGTTGGAGAGGTCCTCCGGGTCTGACCCAGGCTTGTTGATGATGGGGGTTACTGAGGCAGTTTTGAAGGATGAGGGGACAGTTCCAGATGATAATGAGGTGTTGATGATGTCTACCATGATGGggcacagaacagacagagatgctttcaCCAGTGGTGTGGGCATGGGGTCGAGGGAGCAGGTGGATGCCTTGGCCTTCTTGAcccatttaaagggttaataaagggttaaacccACCAGGGTCATTGTTCTATTATTCTCTGTTGTCAGTTAAACAGGATCAAATCTGATTAAATAGGTTTTGATCTTAACGAGGCATTCCTACTTTATTTAAGGTTTAATCAGAGAAACACTGACAACAAAGATGATGAAGGTGAATGTGACCTACGCCAGCCTCTCTTTGCTCTCCTCAGGGGTCAGCTGATCAAATGTCTTCGCCTCCTCCTTTCCCAGGAATGCTTCATGGTCATACTGGAAACCATGGCCGTCATCATGGGCGTGGTCACTGAGGTCGGCATGGCGATGGACACGTTTCTCCTGAGCAGGGACAGCGAGGGCTACAGTGGCCCAGACGCTGAGCCACGCTAACGATGTCAGCAGCTTCATCGTGAACTGATGAAGAGGAAGCACAGAGGAAAATAATTATAAATGAATACCTGAAAATATTAGGCTCATTggatttaatttaaacattagATACTAAAATAAACTAGAGTTTaaaaaagaggaggctggggtggaggaggtggagctttagtctataaaggaggaggctggggtggaggaggtggagctttggtttataaaagaggaggctggggtggaggaggtggagctttggtcaataaaggaggaggctggggtggaggagggggagctttagtctataaaggaggaggctggggtggaggaggtggagctttggtctataaaggaggaggctggggtggaggaggtggagctttagtctcttaaagaggaggctggggtgaaggagATGGAGCTTTGGTctagaaaggaggaggctagggtggaggaggtggagctttggtctataaaggaggaggctggggtggaggaggtggagctttggtctataaaggaggaggctggggtggaggaggtggagctttagtctataaaggaggaggctggggtggagaaggtggagctttggtctagaaaggaggaggctggggtggaggaggtggagctttggtttataaaggaggaggctggggtggaggagatgaagctttggtctataaaggaggaggctggggtggaggaggtggagctttggtctataaaggaggaggctggggtggaggaggtggagctttggtttataaaggaggaggctggggtggaggaggtggagctttggtcaataaaggaggaggctggggtggaggaggtggagctttagtctataaaagaggaggctggggtggaggaggtggagctttggtctataaaggaggaggctggggtggaggaggtggagctttggtctataaaggaggaggctagggtgcaggaggtggagctttggtctataaaggaggaggctggggtggaggaggtggagctttaatctatagaggaggaggctggggtggaggaggtggagctttagtctataaaggaggaggctggggtggaggaggtggagctttagtctataaaggaggaggctggggtggaggaggtggagctttggtctataaaggaggaggctggggtggaggaggtggagctttggtctataaaggaggaggctggggtggaggaggtggagctttagtctataaaggaggaggctggggtggaggaggtggagctttggtctataaaggaggaggctggggtggaggaggtggagctttggtctataaaggaggaggctggggtggaggaggtggagctttggtctataaaggaggaggctggggtggaggaggtggagctttagtctataaaggaggaggctggggtggagaaggtggagctttggtctagaaaggaggaggctggggtggaggaggtggagctttagtctataaaggaggaggctggggtggaggaggtggagctttggtttataaaagaggaggctggggtggaggaggtggagctttggtcaataaaggaggaggctggggtggaggaggtggagctttagtctataaaggaggaggctggggtggaggaggtggagctttggtctataaaggaggaggctggggtggaggaggtggagctttagtctcttaaagaggaggctggggtgaaggagATGGAGCTTTGGTctagaaaggaggaggctagggtggaggaggtggagctttggtctataaaggaggaggctggggtggaggaggtggagctttggtctataaaggaggaggctggggtggaggaggtggagctttagtctataaaggaggaggctggggtggagaaggtggagctttggtctagaaaggaggaggctggggtggaggaggtggagctttggtttataaaggaggaggctggggtggaggagatgaagctttggtctataaaggaggaggctggggtggaggaggtggagctttggtctataaaggaggaggctggggtggaggaggtggagctttggtttataaaggaggaggctggggtggaggaggtggagctttggtcaataaaggaggaggctggggtggaggaggtggagctttagtctataaaagaggaggctggggtggaggaggtggagctttggtctctaaaagaggaggctggggtgaaggaggtggagctttggtctataaaggaggaggctagggtgcaggaggtggagctttggtctataaaggaggaggctggggtggaggaggtggagctttaatctatagaggaggaggctggggtggaggaggtggagctttagtctataaaggaggaggctggggtggaggaggtggagctttagtctataaaggaggaggctggggtggaggaggtggagctttggtctataaaggaggaggctggggtggaggaggtggagctttggtctataaaggaggaggctggggtggaggaggtggagctttagtctataaaggaggaggctggggtggaggaggtggagctttggtctataaaggaggaggctggggtggaggaggtggagctttggtctataaaggaggaggctggggtggaggaggtggagctttggtctataaaggaggaggctggggtggaggaggtggagctttagtctataaaggaggaggctggggtggagaaggtggagctttggtctagaaaggaggaggctggggtggaggaggtggagctttggtttataaaggaggaggctggggtggaggagatgaagctttggtctataaaggaggaggctggggtggaggaggtggagctttggtctataaaggaggaggctggggtggaggaggtggagctttggtttataaaggaggaggctggggtggaggaggtggagctttggtcaataaaggaggaggctggggtggaggaggtggagctttagtctataaaagaggaggctggggtggaggaggtggagctttggtctctaaaagaggaggctggggtgaaggaggtggagctttggtctataaaggaggaggctagggtgcaggaggtggagctttggtctataaaggaggaggctggggtggaggaggtggagctttaatctatagaggaggaggctggggtggaggaggtggagctttagtctataaaggaggaggctggggtggaggaggtggagctttagtctataaaggaggaggctggggtggaggaggtggagctttggtctataaaggaggaggctggggtggaggaggtggagctttggtctataaaggaggaggctggggtggaggaggtggagctttagtctataaaggaggaggctggggtggaggaggtggagctttggtctataaaggaggaggctggggtggaggaggtggagctttggtctataaaggaggaggctggggtggaggaggtggagctttggtctataaaggaggaggttggggtggaggaggtggagctttggtctataaaggaggaggctggggtggaggaggtggagctttggtctataaaggaggaggctggggtggaggaggtggagctttggtctataaaggaggaggctggggtggaggaggtggagctttggtttataaaggaggaggttggggtggaggaggtggagctttggtcaataaaggaggaggctggggtggaggaggtggagctttagtctataaaggaggaggctggggtggaggaggtggagctttggtctataaaagaggaggctggggtggaggaggtggagctttggtctCTAAAAGAGGAGGTTGGGGTgaaggaggtggagctttggtctataaaggaggaggctggggtggaggaggtggagctttggtctataaaggaggaggctggggtggaggaggtggagctttggtctataaaggaggaggctggggtggaggaggtggagctttagtctataaaggaggaggctggggtggaggaggtggagcttttgtctataaaggaggaggctggggtggaggaggtggagctttagtctataaaggaggaggctggggtggagg contains the following coding sequences:
- the rcn3 gene encoding reticulocalbin-3, with protein sequence MKLLTSLAWLSVWATVALAVPAQEKRVHRHADLSDHAHDDGHGFQYDHEAFLGKEEAKTFDQLTPEESKERLAKIVDRIDTDKDGFVSHSELHYWIKHRQRRYIEENVNKHWNDYDKNQDRKISWEEYKNTTYGYYLDEEFDDIDDKATYKSMLTRDERRFKMADRDRDGIATRDEFKAFLHPEEFDYMRDVVVQETIEDIDKNGDGKINIDEYIGDMFTPENGESEPDWVQTEKKHFSEFRDVNKDGYLDANEVAQWVLPGEVDHAANEATHLIHETDTDKDEKITKKEILANWNMFVGSQATNYGEDLTKRHDEL